A part of Microbacterium atlanticum genomic DNA contains:
- a CDS encoding PrsW family intramembrane metalloprotease translates to MTHDPGASRPRPSLTPPEFASALAQPRHAAPAAITPPARSPSPVPVAAPAAAGRGRSASIWIIGILVLILIALVGYFLNALGPGASIIGMVLALIPLAGVLVAVRLVDRWEPEPKGLLILAVAWGAIAAVGIALGVDLVLTIVFGGADSAARDVMRTVVQAPVVEELAKGLGVLLIFATARRAFDGPVDGIVYGALVGAGFAFTENIQYFAVSFIEGGAAETSTTFFVRGILSPFAHVMFTSVTGFALGLAARRGLSTGQAIGPWLIGLAGAVALHAFWNGSALFGDFFFLYLTLQVPLFIGFVLGIVALRREESRLTRRRLGDYAAAGWFTPQEVEMLATSAGRKTALAWARTLRGDRSPLMKTFIADATALAATRQRAITGRDPMAASEERELLAKTAATRAAMFAP, encoded by the coding sequence ATGACGCACGACCCCGGCGCCTCCCGTCCGAGGCCCTCCCTCACGCCGCCGGAGTTCGCCTCCGCTCTCGCGCAGCCCCGCCATGCCGCGCCGGCGGCCATCACCCCTCCCGCGAGGTCGCCATCGCCGGTGCCCGTCGCCGCGCCTGCGGCGGCTGGCCGCGGTCGGTCCGCGTCGATCTGGATCATCGGCATCCTGGTGCTCATCCTCATCGCGCTGGTCGGCTACTTCCTCAACGCCCTCGGCCCGGGCGCGTCGATCATCGGGATGGTGCTCGCGCTCATCCCGCTCGCGGGGGTCCTCGTCGCCGTCCGCCTCGTCGACCGATGGGAGCCCGAGCCGAAGGGGCTGCTGATCCTCGCGGTGGCGTGGGGCGCGATCGCCGCCGTCGGCATCGCCCTGGGAGTCGACCTGGTGCTCACCATCGTGTTCGGCGGTGCCGACTCCGCCGCCAGGGATGTGATGCGCACCGTGGTGCAGGCTCCGGTGGTGGAGGAGCTCGCCAAGGGGCTCGGCGTCCTCCTCATCTTCGCGACGGCCCGCCGCGCGTTCGACGGGCCCGTCGACGGCATCGTCTACGGCGCGCTGGTGGGGGCGGGCTTCGCCTTCACCGAGAACATCCAGTACTTCGCAGTCAGCTTCATCGAGGGGGGCGCCGCCGAGACGTCCACGACGTTCTTCGTGCGCGGCATCCTGTCGCCCTTCGCACACGTGATGTTCACGAGCGTGACCGGCTTCGCCCTGGGACTCGCCGCGCGGCGCGGCCTGTCCACCGGGCAGGCGATCGGTCCGTGGCTGATCGGCCTGGCGGGAGCCGTCGCGCTGCACGCCTTCTGGAACGGCTCGGCGCTGTTCGGCGACTTCTTCTTCCTCTACCTGACCCTCCAGGTGCCGCTGTTCATCGGCTTCGTGCTGGGCATCGTGGCGCTTCGCCGCGAGGAGTCGCGGCTGACCCGGCGACGGCTGGGCGACTACGCCGCGGCGGGGTGGTTCACACCTCAGGAGGTGGAGATGCTCGCCACCTCCGCCGGCCGCAAGACGGCGCTCGCGTGGGCGCGCACTCTGCGCGGCGACCGTTCGCCGCTCATGAAGACGTTCATCGCCGACGCGACCGCACTCGCCGCCACTCGCCAGCGGGCGATCACCGGGCGTGACCCGATGGCGGCCTCGGAGGAGCGGGAGCTGCTGGCGAAGACCGCCGCCACGCGTGCGGCCATGTTCGCGCCGTGA